The Nyctibius grandis isolate bNycGra1 chromosome 23, bNycGra1.pri, whole genome shotgun sequence genome contains a region encoding:
- the USF3 gene encoding basic helix-loop-helix domain-containing protein USF3 has translation MVPAVGLPPTSPPSPPALFSETMLEMTENETPTKKQHRKKNRETHNAVERHRKKKINAGINRIAELIPCSPALKQSKNMILDQAFKYITEMKRQNDELLLNGGNNEQAEEIKKLRKQLDELQKENGRYIELLKANDICLYDDPTIHWKGNLKSAKVSVVIPSDQVQKNIIVYSNGSQPNGNNQGASVQGITFNVGHNLQKQTANVVPVQRTCNLVTPVTISGIYPTKNKPRSQTTVSPLASAQTAPAGNVPELSTPENERGALTAATAGSQSASRSGKEQELQCSSSNAPQNDQNLPKSKNDEEGTKLTKKTLLQEISLPSSASTEASQVQQVNATCSSAHNSRSDLQESCVVSSTDTACVPSVGLSTADSSSSVNVLKSTDLVSSAGTPVSSAAEGVKATTAISTLPASPLENCWSFSGSSGVGTSDLKNMSSLTRMPSAGNTQTTWTTLQLAGNTVQPLSQTPSSIMTALLNEPVNGAGTVSSAHSRPLTTSISFNTSLPGDGQAAEQVVVTLPSCPPFPMQPLISQPQVKTQAAGNILPLNSAMQVIQMAQPIASAVTGAAANQNVIILQPPNPTPCPPIVRAEVPSQNVSQQIVIIQAANQNPLPLLSAQPSAAVRVPVNGPAAIANSSSSTQNASLPQTFGGKHLVHILPRPSSLPSSSSTQTFSVTMSNQQHPQTISLNGQLFALQPVISSSGVSNQAPMQIIQPTTSEDPNTNVALNTFGALANLNQSISQMAGQSCLHLSLSHPTNPTTVNNHIATVNCVALPASVASSVPAEVSVLTSASNSTNASPKKAAAGLPSTAKSKRTNKKPSTKKHQAVNSKVSCPAVPCKDAGKVDCAPVETVAKHPNGEGLLESAPAVSQAATTPQASGVAASSGVSVPDCRSKETANSERAAKTCSVPEPSSAEVPASSPLEPVVSEQLALVPPTAKDAAPHQQARGSQNHPPTASALSESPKPCEHPSTLTSSSTETHVTRSQVAGTSAVQSSTAGHNSKAGMIPEPCNVAQDSSVVMQDADLLEGQGLTKMLSDLTKERTAVEKTSSFTVQGERSNFPVENSKSAESNVDLPEKQELLLMNAEGDSLAQHHSCISDQEAVSASLVTSRQADSPMSTSSGSSRGFSVASMLPDTTREDVTSSTSTSTCNSCTFSEQTDIVALAARAIFDQENLEKGGGGIQVNMRDAISKSAEAAPLEREPQPFKPQPVKENNAGALEAAPNKFGAQDTVQTNVDRQVEKPSCSAGGVETSNTSLQISASQSPSITSLSVNNLIHQSRIVHPLVSCSSLSQSSEPASVPATVSLSLPSSTYVHQSPGPAMMSEYAQEQLNAIRASTMQAPQLQESHLKQQNHEGRKDSAKRAVQDDLLLSTAKRQKQCQTTPVRLEGMALMNRTPESIADQTQMLVSQIPPNSSNSVASVSNQGHTDGLNRLFPSNSNFVTPALRQTEVQCGSQPSISEQQGQAGQHLQPIQHVPAQGISHLHSNHPYLKQQQAGQLRERHHLYQLQHHVTHGENSVHSQPHSVHQQRAIQQEVQMQKKRNLIQGTQATQLSLQQKHHGSDQTRQKGGQPHPHHQQMQQQMQQHFGASQPEKNCENPATSRNHHSHPQSHINQDIMHQQQQDVSSRQQSSASEHVSGHNQMQRLMTSRGLEQQMVSQASIVTRPSDMTCTPHRQERNRVSSYSAEALIGKTPSNSEQRIGISLQGPRVSDQLEMRSYLDVSRNKGLVIHNMQGRLSVDHTVGSDVQRLSDCQTFKPAGPNQQPTGNFDVQASRNSEIGNSVSSLRGMQSQAFRIGQNTGPSIERQKRLSYQPVQGIPTGNTLPSRENENTCHQSFMQSLLAPHLGDQVSGSQRSIPEHQRNTQCGTSSTIEYNCPPARESVHIRRDGDGQSRESCDMSIGAINTRNSSLNIPFSSSSSSGDIQGRNTSPNISVQKSNPMRMTDSHGTKNHMNTPVSSNMHGVVRPTHPHPAVSHGNGEQGQPSVRPPNSSVTQRSRHPLQDNGGSKIRQPERNRSGNQRHGNVFDPSLPHLPLSTSGSMILGRQQSAIEKRGSIVRFMSDGPQVSNDNAAPDQHTLSQNFGFPFIPEGGMNPPINANASFIPPVTQPSATRTPALIPVDPQNTLPSFYPPYSPAHPTLSNDISIPYFPNQMFPNPSTEKPSSGSLNNRFGSILSPPRPVGFAQPSFPLLPDMPPMHMTNTSHLSNFNLTSLFPEIATALPPDGSAMSPLLSIANTSASDSSKQSSNRPAHNISHILGHDCSSAV, from the exons ATGGTCCCCGCGGTGGGGCTGCCGCCCACCAGCCCGCCCAGCCCGCCG GCTCTCTTCTCTGAAACCATGCTGGAGATGACAGAGAATGAGACACCTACTAAGAAGCAACACCG aaagaaaaacCGGGAGACACATAATGCAG TGGAGAGACATCGAAAGAAGAAGATAAATGCTGGGATAAACAGAATTGCAGAACTCATTCCCTGCTCTCCAGCACTTAAGCAG agcaaGAACATGATCCTGGATCAGGCCTTTAAGTAcataacagaaatgaaaagacagaatGATGAACTGCTGTTAAATGGAGGGAACAATGAACAGG CTGAAGAGATAAAAAAACTCCGGAAACAGCTGGATgaactgcaaaaggaaaacgGGAGATACATCGAACTACTGAAAGCAAATGATATTTGCCTGTATGATGACCCTACAATCCACTGGAAGGGAAACCTCAAAAGCGCGAAGGTCTCAGTTGTTATTCCCAGTGATCAAGTTCAAAAGAACATAATTGTCTATTCAAATGGGAGTCAACCCAATGGAAATAACCAGGGAGCATCTGTCCAGGGAATAACATTTAATGTTGGTCATAATTTACAGAAGCAAACAGCCAATGTTGTGCCAGTCCAGAGAACTTGCAACCTAGTGACTCCTGTGACGATTTCTGGTATTTACCCCACAAAAAACAAGCCACGGTCGCAAACTACAGTTTCTCCACTGGCATCTGCACAGACGGCTCCAGCAGGGAACGTCCCTGAGCTTTCCACCCCGGAGAATGAGCGAGGCGCGCTCACCGCTGCTACTGCCGGCTCACAGAGCGCATCTCGATCTGGAAAAGAACAGGAACTACAGTGTTCTTCAAGTAATGCACCGCAGAACGATCAAAATCTccccaaaagcaaaaatgatGAGGAGGGCACTaaattaacaaagaaaacactCCTGCAGGAAATCAGCCTTCCTTCCAGTGCCTCCACGGAAGCCTCCCAAGTTCAACAGGTGAATGCAACTTGCTCAAGTGCACACAATTCTAGGAGCGACCTTCAGGAAAGCTGTGTCGTTTCGAGCACAGACACAGCTTGTGTGCCATCCGTGGGACTGTCTACTGCAGATAGCTCTTCCTCTGTAAATGTCCTCAAAAGTACAGACTTAGTAAGCAGTGCTGGAACGCCTGTGtcttctgcagcagaaggaGTTAAGGCTACGACGGCAATAAGCACTCTGCCTGCCAGTCCCCTAGAGAACTGCTGGTCTTTTTCAGGCTCTTCAGGTGTTGGCACTTCAGACTTGAAAAACATGAGCAGCCTTACACGGATGCCTTCAGCTGGAAACACACAAACCACGTGGACAACTTTGCAGCTAGCAGGAAATACTGTTCAGCCATTAAGCCAAACGCCATCCAGTATAATGACTGCACTATTAAACGAGCCAGTTAATGGTGCTGGTACTGTATCTTCTGCTCACAGCAGGCCTTTGACTACAAGTATCAGTTTTAATACttctctgcctggggatggccAGGCAGCTGAACAGGTTGTAGTTACCTTGCCCTCATGCCCACCCTTTCCTATGCAGCCATTAATCAGCCAGCCACAGGTTAAAACTCAGGCTGCAGGCAATATCCTTCCATTAAATTCCGCTATGCAGGTGATTCAGATGGCTCAGCCGATCGCGTCAGCTGTCACAGGAGCAGCAGCCAACCAGAATGTCATCATTCTCCAGCCTCCAAACCCCACTCCATGCCCTCCGATTGTGAGAGCAGAAGTTCCCAGCCAAAACGTTAGTCAGCAAATTGTCATTATACAAGCTGCTAATCAGaatcctcttcccctcctctccgctcagccttctgctgctgtcagagTTCCCGTGAACGGGCCTGCTGCGATCGCGAACTCTAGCAGCTCCACACAAAATGCCTCTCTTCCACAGACTTTCGGAGGGAAACACCTTGTCCATATATTACCAAGACCATCTTCTTTGCCATCTTCTAGCTCTACGCAAACGTTTTCGGTTACAATGTCCAATCAACAGCATCCTCAAACTATCTCATTAAACGGGCAGCTTTTTGCCTTGCAGCCTGTGATATCTTCATCTGGAGTTTCAAATCAAGCCCCTATGCAAATTATTCAACCCACCACCAGCGAAGATCCGAATACAAATGTTGCCCTCAATACATTCGGTGCTTTAGCTAACCTCAATCAAAGCATATCGCAAATGGCTGGACAGAGCTGCTTACACTTGTCTCTCAGCCACCCTACCAATCCCACAACTGTCAATAACCACATTGCCACAGTGAACTGCGTGGCATTACCAGCCTCTGTGGCATCTTCAGTACCTGCGGAGGTTTCAGTATTAACTAGTGCATCTAATTCAACAAATGCTTCCCccaaaaaagcagctgctggcttGCCATCCACTGCAAAATCCAAAaggacaaacaaaaagccaagcACAAAGAAACACCAAGCTGTCAACAGTAAAGTGTCCTGCCCAGCAGTTCCTTGCAAAGACGCGGGGAAGGTGGATTGTGCTCCTGTGGAAACGGTGGCAAAGCACCCGAACGGCGAGGGGCTGCTTGAAAGCGCTCCAGCAGTATCGCAAGCTGCAACGACGCCGCAGGCGAGCGGTGTGGCAGCGTCGAGTGGCGTCAGCGTTCCTGACTGTCGTTCCAAAGAGACGGCGAACTCTGAACGGGCAGCGAAAACCTGCTCTGTCCCCGAGCCGAGCTCTGCGGAGGTGCCCGCTTCCTCGCCGCTGGAGCCCGTGGTGTCAGAGCAGCTGGCGCTCGTCCCGCCGACTGCCAAAGATGCTGCTCCTCACCAGCAGGCCCGTGGGTCTCAGAACCATCCACCAACCGCCTCTGCCTTGTCAGAGTCTCCCAAACCCTGTGAACACCCCAGCACCTTAACGTCCTCTTCTACCGAAACACATGTGACACGTTCTCAGGTTGCTGGGACGTCAGcagtgcagagcagcacagcgGGTCATAATTCCAAGGCAGGAATGATTCCAGAGCCCTGCAACGTTGCACAGGATTCCTCAGTGGTAATGCAAGATGCGGACTTGTTAGAAGGACAGGGTCTCACCAAAATGCTGTCTGATCtcacaaaagaaagaacagctgtggaaaaaacctCTTCATTTACCGTTCAGGGGGAGCGTTCTAATTTCCCCGTGGAAAACTCTAAATCAGCAGAATCAAATGTTGATTTGCCCGAGAAGCAGGAACTCTTGCTAATGAACGCGGAAGGTGATAGTCTCGCCCAGCATCACTCCTGCATTTCTGATCAGGAAGCAGTCAGTGCTTCCCTTGTCACTAGCAGGCAGGCAGACTCCCCGATGTCAACTAGCTCTGGCAGCAGTCGAGGCTTCTCAGTTGCATCTATGTTGCCAGATACCACCAGAGAAGACGTTACTAGCAGCACCTCAACCAGTACATGTAACAGCTGCACATTTTCAGAACAGACTGACATTGTAGCTCTCGCAGCAAGAGCCATTTTTGACCAGGAAAACCTTGAGAAAGGTGGAGGAGGAATACAGGTTAACATGAGGGATGCCATCTCTAAGTCAGCTGAGGCTGCACCTTTGGAGAGAGAGCCACAGCCTTTTAAACCTCAaccagtgaaagaaaacaatgcagGAGCTTTGGAAGCGGCCCCGAACAAATTTGGTGCTCAGGATACAGTACAGACAAATGTCGATAGACAGGTTGAAAAGCcaagctgctctgcaggaggTGTGGAAACATCAAACACTTCTTTGCAGATTTCCGCTTCCCAGTCACCGAGCATAACCAGTTTAAGCGTGAACAATCTAATACACCAGAGTCGCATTGTCCATCCCCTTGTGAGCTGCTCGAGTTTATCCCAGTCTTCAGAGCCAGCAAGTGTCCCTGCAACTGTGAGCCTCTCCCTTCCATCTAGCACGTACGTCCATCAGTCTCCAGGACCCGCTATGATGAGTGAATACGCTCAGGAACAGCTGAATGCCATCAGGGCAAGCACCATGCAGGCGCCCCAGCTGCAGGAATCGCActtaaagcagcaaaaccatGAAGGTCGCAAGGACTCTGCCAAGCGGGCTGTTCAAGATGACCTTCTGCTTTCTACGGCAAAGAGGCAAAAGCAGTGCCAGACGACACCCGTGAGGCTTGAAGGGATGGCGCTGATGAACCGAACACCGGAGAGTATTGCTGATCAAACACAGATGCTAGTCAGTCAGATTCCTCCTAATTCATCCAATTCAGTGGCATCAGTGAGCAATCAAGGGCACACGGATGGCCTTAATAGGTTATTCCCATCAAACAGCAACTTTGTAACGCCAGCGTTGAGACAAACTGAAGTTCAGTGTGGTTCTCAGCCATCGATTTCAGAGCAGCaaggccaggcagggcagcactTGCAGCCAATTCAACACGTTCCTGCTCAAGGCATATCTCACCTTCACAGTAATCATCCATActtaaagcagcagcaggctggtCAGTTAAGAGAAAGGCACCACTTGTATCAGCTGCAGCACCATGTCACTCATGGGGAAAACTCAGTCCACTCTCAACCCCACAGTGTCCACCAACAGCGAGCAATACAGCAGGAGGTGCAGATGCAGAAGAAACGAAATCTCATCCAGGGAACACAAGCCACCCAACTTTCTCTACAGCAAAAACACCACGGAAGTGATCAAACACGGCAAAAAGGTGGTCAGCCTCATCCTCACCACCAGcaaatgcagcagcagatgcagcAGCACTTTGGAGCTTCCCAGCCTGAAAAGAACTGTGAAAATCCTGCAACAAGCAGAAACCATCATAGCCACCCTCAGAGCCATATAAATCAGGATATCATGCATCAACAGCAACAAGATGTTAGCAGCAGACAGCAAAGTTCAGCTTCTGAACATGTGTCAGGGCACAATCAGATGCAGAGACTTATGACCTCAAGGGGCTTAGAGCAGCAAATGGTGTCCCAGGCAAGTATCGTAACCAGACCATCAGATATGACATGCACCCCTCACAGGCAGGAAAGAAATAGAGTCTCCAGCTACTCTGCTGAGGCGCTCATTGGGAAGACGCCCTCTAATTCAGAACAGAGAATAGGAATATCTCTTCAAGGCCCTAGGGTTTCTGACCAGCTTGAAATGAGAAGCTATCTTGATGTTTCTAGAAATAAAGGGTTGGTCATTCATAATATGCAGGGCCGCTTATCTGTCGACCATACAGTTGGCTCAGATGTGCAGCGGCTTTCTGATTGTCAAACGTTTAAGCCAGCTGGACCCAATCAACAACCGACGGGCAATTTCGATGTACAGGCTTCAAGAAACAGCGAAATTGGCAATTCTGTGTCATCCCTCAGGGGCATGCAGTCGCAAGCTTTTCGAATCGGTCAAAATACCGGGCCGTCCatagaaagacagaagagatTGTCCTACCAGCCAGTACAAGGTATTCCAACAGGAAATACCCTGCCAtcaagggaaaatgaaaacacGTGCCACCAAAGTTTTATGCAGAGTTTACTTGCCCCTCACCTTGGAGATCAAGTTAGTGGAAGCCAAAGATCAATCCCAGAACATCAAAGGAACACGCAGTGCGGCACCTCCTCCACAATTGAGTACAACTGTCCTCCAGCACGGGAGAGCGTCCACATCCGAAGAGATGGTGATGGCCAGAGTAGGGAGAGCTGTGACATGTCCATTGGTGCAATTAACACAAGGAACAGTTCTTTGAATATTCCTTTTTCGAGTTCTTCTTCCTCGGGAGATATTCAGGGTCGCAATACAAGCCCAAACATCTCTGTGCAGAAGTCCAATCCCATGAGGATGACGGACAGCCATGGAACTAAGAACCACATGAATACTCCTGTTTCTAGCAACATGCATGGAGTTGTGAGGCCAACTCACCCTCACCCCGCTGTTTCTCACGGAAACGGTGAGCAAGGGCAACCTTCTGTTCGTCCGCCAAATTCTTCAGTTACTCAGCGGTCGAGGCATCCTCTGCAAGATAACGGAGGGTCTAAAATACGCCAACCCGAAAGGAATCGATCTGGAAATCAAAGACATGGAAACGTCTTTGACCCTAGTCTTCCCCATCTTCCCCTGTCCACCAGCGGCAGTATGATCCTCGGGCGCCAGCAGTCTGCGAtagaaaaaagaggaagcatTGTCCGATTTATGTCTGACGGCCCTCAAGTGTCTAACGATAACGCGGCCCCTGACCAACACACTCTCTCTCAGAATTTTGGATTCCCTTTTATTCCGGAGGGTGGCATGAATCCACCGATAAATGCCAATGCCTCTTTCATCCCGCCGGTCACTCAGCCTAGTGCCACTCGAACACCAGCTCTAATCCCAGTCGACCCTCAGAATACCCTGCCATCCTTCTACCCACCTTACTCTCCTGCCCACCCTACCCTTTCCAATGACATTTCTATCCCTTACTTTCCCAATCAAATGTTTCCTAACCCAAGCACGGAGAAGCCAAGTAGTGGAAGTTTAAACAATCGATTTGGATCCATTTTGTCTCCTCCCAGGCCTGTTGGTTTTGCTCAACCgagttttcctttgcttccgGATATGCCGCCGATGCACATGACCAACACGTCGCACTTATCCAATTTTAACTTGACGTCTTTGTTCCCAGAAATAGCCACAGCTCTTCCTCCAGATGGTTCAGCAATGTCGCCTTTGCTTTCCATTGCAAACACATCTGCTTCAGATTCTTCCAAGCAGTCCTCAAACCGACCTGCCCACAATATAAGCCATATTCTAGGTCACGactgcagctcagctgtgtgA